From Clostridiales bacterium, the proteins below share one genomic window:
- a CDS encoding dihydroorotate dehydrogenase electron transfer subunit, protein MSMCGCSAQGASPSLENVRVVSNDRIAEGVGLLIFEAPRTAHHVAPGQFVHVRIARGTDFILRRPFSVYRAHGDHLEILYQVVGRGTREMAHALPGTQMDLIGPLGCGWRISETIAHALLVSGGLGAAPLGMLAEELARRGVAVTVAMGAPCGERLVGRDLFERVARRVEIATDDGSCGAPGLVTGVCRDLICAGGFDAIYTCGPEPMQRIVASLAAEAGVSCQVSLERLMACGIGACLSCVVDTRCGLSRVCVDGPVFYATDVVWETANSDEGPSGAHGRGGNGGER, encoded by the coding sequence GTGAGCATGTGCGGTTGCTCAGCACAGGGGGCGTCACCGTCGTTAGAGAACGTGCGCGTCGTCTCGAACGATCGCATCGCCGAGGGGGTGGGCTTACTCATTTTCGAGGCACCTCGTACAGCCCACCATGTCGCGCCGGGTCAGTTTGTGCACGTGAGGATCGCACGTGGCACCGATTTCATCTTGCGCCGCCCCTTCTCGGTCTATCGTGCACACGGCGACCATCTTGAGATTCTCTATCAGGTTGTCGGGCGTGGCACTCGCGAGATGGCTCACGCCCTTCCGGGTACCCAGATGGACCTTATCGGACCTCTTGGATGCGGATGGCGCATCTCCGAGACGATCGCGCACGCGCTTCTCGTCTCGGGCGGCCTCGGGGCTGCGCCACTCGGCATGCTTGCCGAGGAGTTGGCGCGGCGCGGCGTCGCGGTCACCGTGGCGATGGGTGCGCCGTGTGGCGAGAGGCTCGTGGGGCGCGATTTGTTCGAGCGGGTGGCTCGCCGGGTTGAGATCGCGACGGACGATGGTTCGTGCGGCGCCCCCGGTCTTGTCACGGGCGTGTGCCGCGATCTCATTTGCGCTGGCGGATTTGACGCCATCTACACGTGTGGGCCCGAGCCGATGCAGCGCATCGTCGCATCCCTTGCGGCTGAGGCGGGAGTTTCGTGTCAGGTCTCACTCGAGCGGCTCATGGCGTGCGGGATCGGTGCGTGTCTGTCGTGCGTCGTCGATACACGCTGCGGACTTAGTCGCGTGTGTGTCGACGGGCCGGTGTTCTACGCGACCGACGTTGTGTGGGAAACCGCGAACAGCGACGAAGGACCGAGCGGAGCGCACGGTCGCGGCGGGAATGGCGGGGAGAGATGA